One genomic segment of Sminthopsis crassicaudata isolate SCR6 chromosome 4, ASM4859323v1, whole genome shotgun sequence includes these proteins:
- the HEXIM1 gene encoding protein HEXIM1 codes for MAEPFLSQCQQQQQTSQTSSNCTGAMGRAERYTEPPGEDCRWQSRASPELDAILGKEKGGENPAPASPPRATVACLDPGCPDGGEKGPNHDDLTAVGAAAAPPLGEGPRPGAQPPQSCQGYGGDKFAVPIGEEEEAWRQQQRQLGKKKHRRRPSKKKRHWKPYYKLSWEEKKKFDEKQSQRASRVRAEMFAKGQPVAPYNTTQFLMDDHDQEEPDLKTGLYSKRAVAKSDDTSDEDFLEEAGEEDGGSDGMGGDGSEFLQRDFSETYERYHAESLQNMSKQELIKEYMELEKCLSRMEDENNRLRLECKKFGEDSRVRELELELDRLKAENLQLVKENELHRQQERAPLSKFGD; via the coding sequence ATGGCTGAGCCATTTCTGTCTCAATGTCAGCAGCAGCAACAGACTTCTCAAACTTCTTCCAACTGTACAGGTGCTATGGGCAGAGCGGAGCGTTATACTGAGCCCCCCGGGGAGGACTGTAGGTGGCAATCGAGAGCTTCTCCTGAACTTGATGCGATCCTTggtaaagagaagggaggggagaatcCAGCCCCAGCTTCTCCTCCCAGGGCGACTGTGGCGTGCCTAGACCCTGGCTGCCCAGACGGGGGCGAGAAGGGCCCGAACCACGACGATCTGACAGCTGTCGGGGCTGCTGCCGCACCGCCGTTGGGTGAGGGGCCCAGGCCCGGAGCCCAGCCTCCGCAGTCGTGCCAAGGTTATGGGGGCGACAAGTTTGCGGTTCCTATCGGGGAAGAAGAGGAGGCCTGGCGGCAGCAGCAAAGACAGCTGGGAAAGAAGAAGCACAGGAGACGGCCTTCCAAGAAAAAGCGGCACTGGAAGCCTTACTACAAGCTGTCttgggaggagaagaagaagttCGACGAGAAGCAGAGCCAGCGGGCATCCCGGGTTCGAGCCGAGATGTTTGCCAAAGGACAACCCGTCGCCCCTTACAACACGACCCAGTTCCTGATGGATGACCATGATCAGGAGGAGCCAGACCTGAAAACTGGCCTCTATTCCAAACGGGCGGTGGCCAAGTCGGACGATACAAGTGATGAGGACTTCTTGGAGGAGGCGGGAGAAGAGGATGGGGGCAGTGATGGGATGGGGGGGGACGGAAGTGAGTTTCTCCAGAGGGACTTCTCCGAGACCTATGAACGGTACCATGCGGAGAGCCTCCAGAACATGAGCAAGCAAGAATTGATCAAAGAATATATGGAGCTAGAGAAGTGTCTCTCCAGGATGGAGGATGAGAACAATCGGCTGCGGTTGGAGTGCAAGAAGTTTGGGGAGGACTCTCGGGTAAGAGAACTAGAGTTGGAGCTGGATCGGCTAAAAGCTGAGAATCTCCAGTTGGTGAAAGAGAACGAACTGCACAGACAGCAGGAGAGAGCGCCTCTTTCCAAGTTTGGAGACTAG